One genomic segment of Sanyastnella coralliicola includes these proteins:
- a CDS encoding pirin family protein yields the protein MQKKVLGIHKTANEPVGALSTYRALPTRSLPELDPFLLINHHGLQTFPPRNSGLPFGPHPHKGFETLTFVFEGSVAHKDSTGGVHVTHKGGVQWMTAGKGIVHSEESDDQFKEHGGDLEIIQVWMNLPKSLKLSSPDYQGYEEQDLVHIAGPNGAYEWNIISGSAEGEKGPHESKTDLFMSSLEVNAGETFETEVSPDRNVMLYQVRGASKINGFEVNMREIIEFANEGEAISIQAKEDSLFLFCHGAPINEPVVAHGPFVMNTHEEINEAIFEYQTGKFGNIPA from the coding sequence ATGCAAAAGAAAGTTTTAGGAATACACAAGACAGCAAATGAGCCGGTTGGAGCACTGAGTACCTACAGAGCGCTTCCAACACGAAGTTTACCTGAGCTTGATCCATTTCTATTGATCAACCATCATGGATTGCAGACCTTCCCCCCTCGCAATTCAGGTCTTCCGTTTGGTCCTCACCCGCATAAGGGATTTGAGACTTTGACCTTCGTTTTTGAAGGAAGCGTAGCCCATAAAGATTCTACTGGTGGCGTACATGTCACACACAAAGGAGGTGTTCAATGGATGACTGCGGGAAAAGGAATCGTCCACAGCGAAGAGTCTGACGATCAATTCAAAGAGCACGGAGGTGACCTCGAAATCATCCAAGTATGGATGAATCTTCCGAAGAGCCTCAAACTCTCCTCTCCTGACTATCAAGGATACGAAGAGCAAGATCTCGTCCACATCGCTGGTCCAAACGGAGCTTACGAATGGAATATCATCAGCGGTTCCGCCGAAGGCGAAAAAGGCCCACATGAATCAAAAACAGATCTGTTCATGTCGAGCCTAGAAGTAAACGCCGGAGAGACTTTTGAAACTGAAGTGTCTCCTGACAGGAATGTCATGTTATACCAAGTTCGTGGAGCCTCTAAAATCAACGGATTTGAAGTCAACATGCGCGAGATCATCGAATTTGCGAATGAAGGAGAAGCTATTTCCATTCAAGCCAAAGAAGATTCGCTCTTCCTCTTCTGTCACGGTGCACCAATCAACGAACCGGTGGTAGCTCACGGTCCTTTCGTGATGAACACACATGAGGAAATTAATGAAGCCATCTTCGAATATCAAACAGGAAAATTTGGGAACATTCCCGCTTAA
- a CDS encoding acyl-CoA thioesterase, which yields MTLEERIEASQTSIFKAVFPNTTNHYDTLFGGTAMQLMDEVAFITATRFSRQRMVTVSSDRIDFKKPIPAGTIAELQGKVIYLGRTSLKIRVNIYIEQMYSDQRDKAITGEFTFVAIDESKRPVKIEA from the coding sequence ATGACCCTCGAAGAACGCATAGAAGCCTCACAAACGAGCATTTTTAAGGCAGTATTTCCCAATACTACCAACCACTACGACACCCTCTTCGGGGGAACCGCTATGCAGCTCATGGACGAAGTCGCCTTCATTACGGCTACCCGCTTCAGTCGTCAACGAATGGTCACGGTATCAAGCGATCGTATCGACTTCAAAAAGCCCATCCCAGCAGGCACCATCGCCGAATTGCAAGGAAAAGTCATCTACCTCGGTAGAACGAGCCTGAAGATTCGCGTAAATATCTACATCGAACAGATGTACTCTGACCAACGCGACAAAGCCATCACCGGAGAATTCACCTTCGTAGCCATCGACGAGAGCAAAAGGCCCGTAAAAATCGAAGCTTAA
- a CDS encoding YceI family protein, translating into MENTATATKWITDTAHSELQFKVKHLVITTVTGQFKTFNGTVNSESEDFNNAKVNIDVDLNSIYTNNDDRDNHLRSGDFFDVENHPKMTFANGVLAHDNGDYKLTGDLTIKGTTKPVTFDVDFNGVAKDPWGNMKAGFEFSTAINRKDFGLTWNATTEAGGLLVGEDVKIIGSVQLQAAAEE; encoded by the coding sequence ATGGAAAATACTGCGACAGCAACAAAGTGGATCACAGACACAGCGCACTCTGAACTTCAATTCAAAGTGAAGCACCTCGTGATTACAACAGTAACTGGTCAGTTCAAGACATTCAACGGAACCGTTAACAGCGAAAGCGAAGATTTCAATAACGCGAAGGTCAATATCGATGTAGATCTAAACAGCATATACACAAACAATGACGATCGCGATAACCACCTTCGTTCTGGAGATTTCTTCGACGTAGAAAATCACCCAAAGATGACTTTCGCTAACGGTGTGCTAGCGCATGACAACGGTGATTACAAACTCACTGGAGACTTGACAATTAAGGGCACCACAAAACCAGTAACATTCGATGTTGACTTCAATGGTGTAGCAAAAGATCCTTGGGGTAATATGAAGGCTGGATTCGAATTCTCAACAGCAATCAACCGTAAAGACTTCGGATTGACATGGAACGCCACTACTGAAGCAGGCGGACTATTGGTTGGAGAAGATGTGAAGATCATCGGCTCAGTTCAGCTGCAGGCGGCAGCTGAGGAGTAA
- a CDS encoding phosphodiester glycosidase family protein, with translation MKKYLFIWIFGLLACAGTTRSEEVVNEALDSVVVIPIQPVTSDSVLVIPAVDSSSVMNEAPIVSHIVDPASGELFMAHKDSSGNPLRSLGKLKAHVEAEGKTLTFAMNGGMYMEDREPLGLYIEKGLLRRKMNWRKDAHGNFYMQPNGVFCLTSDGEARIMASQFFEFEGVYYATQSGPLLLIRGEINDLFNEGSTNLNIRNGVGILPDGKVIFAMSTEKINFYDFAAFFQEQGCQFALYLDGFVSRLYLPEKGHQDLQGNFGVMIGTAK, from the coding sequence ATGAAAAAGTACCTATTCATCTGGATCTTCGGACTACTTGCCTGCGCTGGCACCACTCGTTCTGAAGAAGTGGTGAATGAAGCCCTTGATTCAGTAGTTGTTATCCCTATCCAGCCAGTTACTAGCGATTCGGTCCTCGTGATTCCTGCCGTCGATTCGTCCTCGGTAATGAACGAAGCTCCGATAGTCAGTCACATCGTTGATCCCGCTAGTGGTGAATTATTTATGGCTCACAAAGACTCTTCAGGGAATCCGTTAAGAAGCCTAGGGAAGCTTAAAGCGCATGTAGAAGCTGAAGGCAAAACTCTCACTTTCGCTATGAATGGTGGCATGTATATGGAAGATCGTGAGCCATTGGGACTCTACATTGAGAAGGGCCTTCTGAGACGAAAAATGAATTGGAGGAAAGACGCACATGGCAACTTCTACATGCAGCCAAATGGCGTGTTCTGCTTGACTTCAGATGGGGAAGCAAGAATTATGGCCAGTCAATTCTTCGAGTTCGAAGGAGTGTATTATGCCACTCAATCAGGCCCCCTCCTGCTGATTCGTGGAGAAATCAATGATCTATTCAATGAAGGGTCGACCAACTTGAATATTCGAAATGGCGTCGGCATTTTGCCTGACGGAAAAGTCATCTTTGCGATGTCGACAGAGAAAATCAACTTTTACGATTTCGCGGCTTTCTTCCAGGAACAGGGATGTCAATTCGCACTTTACCTCGACGGATTCGTCTCTAGACTCTATCTCCCAGAAAAAGGCCACCAAGATCTTCAAGGAAACTTCGGCGTCATGATAGGTACAGCGAAATAA
- a CDS encoding DEAD/DEAH box helicase family protein, translating into MEQFPEGIEFKYSWRTYQARVLSELRHHLDDNHLHVVAPPGSGKTVLGLEVALRLNKPTLILAPTLAIKNQWISRFCELFLQIDTEPDWISRDIKNPKFLTVATYQSLHAAYTGMKESEGIEEGLEEELQGVLEEELELEEEGVLASGGFISALASVSLGTIVVDEAHHLKNAWWKSLTAVKDALKPTIVGLTATPPFDVSYQEWKRYLELNGPVDTEIPVPELVAEGDLCPHQDYVHFSFPNQAEIERIEAIREKIDGAVRELKSDIDFINVLKSLPIIDRPLDNLDWIYGNMDEYSSCIIFLNGIGEEISLDHYNVVSEGPATFPELDLEWLETLLAFFLYSKEPMFYKHEKFREKLRNKLRSRGVLQGTSIRLKENKHINRSLSTSLSKLDSIVEITQFEHKSLKEDLREVILTDYIRAEFLVNSTTNELKIDKIGVVSIFERLRRERLESLELGVLSGSVVIIPVSALARFLELAQQKGIEDITSIPLPYDEEYVRIITSERLKHHLVQLTTQVFEEGCFQVLVGSKSLLGEGWDAPSVNTLILASFVGSYVLSNQMRGRAIRKDRSNTEKTGNIWHLVCVDPTREDGGQDLELLERRLGGFVGVAHGNEPRIENGTKRLNIPKKELDEERLARFNQQMLLEASARNTLKLNWVTALNHGTVLIEEVQLPFASDKDKSYAELRTMYYRNTIASVIGLLMIMMTFSAELFFHTVMHSLGTSIHPKTWIAYMLVFAGICISLFVGMLFRSARMYLRYRDITKDLHNIAEALVDSLCESKAFQSRRWDITVVSHVDHSGAIHCHINGGTTYEKSLFVNSLMEIVGVIDNPRYIIVRKSKLFGVKSQQDFHSVPEVLGAKKKTAVGFESNWKTIVGDCELVYTRTIAGRKRLLKSRMKSLSAQFVPPAERMSRWS; encoded by the coding sequence ATGGAACAATTTCCGGAGGGAATTGAGTTTAAATACTCTTGGCGCACTTATCAGGCTCGGGTTCTTTCTGAACTGAGGCATCATCTGGATGACAATCACCTTCATGTGGTGGCCCCCCCGGGGTCAGGTAAAACGGTGCTCGGACTTGAAGTAGCTCTTCGATTGAATAAGCCGACGCTTATTCTCGCTCCTACCCTTGCGATTAAGAACCAATGGATCAGTCGTTTTTGTGAGTTATTCCTTCAAATTGATACCGAGCCAGATTGGATTTCGAGAGATATTAAGAATCCGAAATTCCTTACGGTGGCAACCTACCAATCGCTGCATGCGGCGTATACCGGGATGAAAGAGAGCGAAGGAATAGAGGAAGGATTAGAGGAAGAATTACAAGGAGTATTAGAGGAAGAATTAGAATTAGAGGAAGAAGGCGTGTTAGCATCGGGGGGCTTCATTTCAGCGTTGGCCTCTGTTTCTTTGGGCACTATTGTGGTAGATGAAGCTCACCATTTGAAGAATGCATGGTGGAAGTCATTGACAGCGGTGAAAGATGCCCTCAAACCTACCATCGTTGGACTGACTGCCACTCCGCCATTTGATGTTTCGTATCAAGAATGGAAACGTTACTTGGAGCTAAATGGCCCCGTTGATACGGAGATACCAGTTCCCGAACTCGTGGCGGAGGGAGATTTATGCCCACATCAAGACTATGTTCATTTCAGCTTTCCGAATCAAGCAGAGATCGAGCGAATTGAAGCCATCAGAGAAAAGATAGACGGAGCCGTCAGGGAATTGAAGTCTGACATTGACTTCATCAATGTCTTGAAGTCTCTTCCAATCATTGACCGACCACTGGATAATCTTGATTGGATTTATGGGAATATGGACGAGTACTCTTCATGTATCATCTTCTTAAATGGTATTGGAGAAGAAATCAGTCTCGATCATTACAACGTAGTGAGTGAAGGCCCCGCTACTTTTCCCGAGCTCGATTTAGAATGGTTGGAGACCCTGTTGGCCTTCTTCCTGTACTCAAAAGAACCCATGTTCTACAAGCATGAGAAGTTCAGGGAAAAGCTTCGGAACAAACTGAGGTCTCGGGGTGTCTTGCAAGGAACGTCTATCCGACTCAAGGAAAACAAGCACATCAATCGTTCTCTGAGTACTAGTTTAAGTAAGCTGGACAGTATTGTTGAGATTACTCAGTTCGAACACAAGAGCTTGAAAGAAGACTTAAGGGAAGTCATATTGACCGATTACATTCGGGCTGAATTCTTGGTCAATTCCACTACCAACGAATTGAAAATCGACAAGATTGGTGTTGTCTCGATCTTTGAACGCTTGAGAAGAGAACGTCTTGAATCACTTGAGTTGGGCGTTCTATCTGGGTCTGTTGTCATCATTCCCGTTTCCGCGCTAGCGAGATTCTTAGAATTAGCTCAGCAAAAGGGAATTGAAGACATCACCTCCATACCTCTTCCCTATGACGAAGAATATGTGCGGATCATCACATCGGAAAGGCTGAAACATCACCTTGTTCAACTGACAACGCAAGTATTCGAAGAAGGATGCTTTCAAGTATTGGTGGGGTCAAAGTCATTGCTCGGTGAAGGCTGGGATGCTCCCTCGGTAAACACGTTGATTTTAGCGAGTTTCGTTGGTTCCTATGTCCTATCCAACCAAATGCGTGGACGGGCCATTCGAAAAGATCGATCAAATACCGAAAAGACAGGTAACATCTGGCATTTGGTCTGTGTAGATCCGACGAGAGAGGATGGTGGGCAAGATTTAGAATTGCTCGAAAGAAGATTGGGCGGCTTTGTTGGCGTCGCTCACGGGAATGAACCACGCATTGAAAATGGCACCAAGCGACTCAATATTCCAAAGAAAGAACTGGATGAAGAGCGTTTAGCTCGATTCAATCAGCAAATGCTCCTTGAAGCAAGTGCAAGAAATACGTTGAAACTCAACTGGGTTACCGCCTTGAATCATGGAACTGTGCTCATTGAAGAAGTGCAACTTCCTTTCGCGAGTGACAAGGATAAGAGCTACGCAGAACTGAGAACAATGTACTACCGAAACACCATTGCCTCAGTTATCGGATTATTAATGATTATGATGACGTTCAGCGCTGAACTATTTTTTCACACCGTGATGCACTCTCTCGGAACATCGATACACCCCAAAACCTGGATCGCCTACATGCTTGTTTTCGCGGGTATATGTATCAGCTTATTTGTAGGTATGCTCTTTAGATCAGCCCGAATGTATCTGAGGTACAGAGACATAACCAAGGATCTACATAACATTGCGGAAGCCTTGGTTGATAGTCTGTGTGAGTCAAAGGCTTTTCAATCTCGACGTTGGGACATCACGGTCGTATCGCACGTGGATCACAGTGGTGCCATTCACTGCCATATCAATGGTGGCACTACCTATGAGAAATCATTGTTCGTCAATAGTTTGATGGAAATTGTTGGGGTCATAGATAATCCCAGGTACATCATTGTCAGAAAGAGCAAACTCTTTGGGGTGAAGAGCCAACAAGATTTTCATTCCGTCCCAGAGGTATTAGGGGCTAAAAAGAAAACTGCCGTTGGTTTCGAATCGAACTGGAAGACGATCGTAGGCGATTGTGAGCTCGTGTATACCAGAACCATTGCTGGTAGAAAACGCCTGCTAAAATCACGAATGAAATCACTGTCGGCACAATTCGTTCCACCTGCAGAACGTATGAGTAGATGGAGTTAA